Within the Burkholderia ubonensis genome, the region TCCTTGGGCGGACCGCAAAGGTGGTCCTGCCCATGCCCCCGTTCTCCAGTCAGGCCGTAGTTCACTCGCGAGTTTCTCCCTCTCTCTGTCTGCAGTTAACAAGAAGGGGACAGTAATGAGTCTCATCGAAGTCAAGGTTCCGGATATCGGCGATTTCAGCGGCGTCGATGTCATCGAAGTCAACATCAAGCCGGGCGACGTGATCGAAAAGGAGCAGACGCTCCTCACGCTCGAATCCGACAAGGCGTCCATGGAAGTGCCGAGCGACGTCGCCGGCACTGTCAAGGAAATCAAGGTCAAGGCCGGCGACAAGGTCTCGCAAGGCACGGTGATCGCGCTCGTCGAAGCGTCCGCAGGGGCAGCCGCACCCGCACCGGCAAAAGCACCAGAGCCTGCCAAGCCCGTCGCGGCCGCGGCACCGGCAGCGGCTCCGGCACAGGCCGCAGCCGCCTCGGCACCCGCGCCGCAAGCCGGCAGCTACGGCGGCTCAGTCGACATCGAGTGCGACATGCTCGTGCTCGGCGCCGGCCCCGGCGGCTACTCGGCCGCGTTCCGCTCGGCCGATCTCGGCATGAAGACCGTGCTCGTCGAGCGCTATTCGACGCTCGGCGGCGTGTGCCTGAACGTCGGCTGCATTCCGTCGAAAGCGCTGCTGCATACCGCGCTCGTCATCGACGAAGCGGAAGCGCTCGCGTCGCACGGCATCTCGTTCGGCAAGCCGGAAATCGACCTCGACAAGCTGCGCGACTTCAAGTCCGGCGTCGTGAAGAAACTGACGACGGGTCTCGCCGGCATGGCGAAGGCGCGCAAGGTCGAGGTCGTGACGGGCGTCGGCGCGTTCGTCGATCCGCATCACATGGAAGTGCAGGGCGACGGCGGCAAGAAGGTCGTGAAGTTCAAGCAGGCGATCATCGCAGCCGGCTCGCAGTCGGTGAAGCTGCCGTTCCTGCCGGATGATCCGCGCATCGTCGATTCGACCGGCGCGCTCGAGCTGCGCCAGCTGCCGAAGCGGATGCTCGTGATCGGCGGCGGCATCATCGGCCTCGAAATGGCCACCGTCTACGCGACGCTCGGCGCCGAGATCGACGTCGTCGAAATGCTCGACAACCTGATGAACGGCGCGGACCGCGACCTCGTCAAGGTCTGGGAAAAGTACAACGCGAAGCGCTTCGGCAACGTGATGCTGAAGACCAAGACGGT harbors:
- the lpdA gene encoding dihydrolipoyl dehydrogenase; translated protein: MSLIEVKVPDIGDFSGVDVIEVNIKPGDVIEKEQTLLTLESDKASMEVPSDVAGTVKEIKVKAGDKVSQGTVIALVEASAGAAAPAPAKAPEPAKPVAAAAPAAAPAQAAAASAPAPQAGSYGGSVDIECDMLVLGAGPGGYSAAFRSADLGMKTVLVERYSTLGGVCLNVGCIPSKALLHTALVIDEAEALASHGISFGKPEIDLDKLRDFKSGVVKKLTTGLAGMAKARKVEVVTGVGAFVDPHHMEVQGDGGKKVVKFKQAIIAAGSQSVKLPFLPDDPRIVDSTGALELRQLPKRMLVIGGGIIGLEMATVYATLGAEIDVVEMLDNLMNGADRDLVKVWEKYNAKRFGNVMLKTKTVGAEAKEDGIYVKFEGEKAPAEPQRYDLVLVAVGRSPNGKKIGADKAGVAVTDRGFIDVDKQMRTNVPHIFAIGDVVGQPMLAHKAVHEGHVAAEAAHGEKAYFDALQIPSVAYTDPEVAWAGKTEEQCKAEGIKYGKAVFPWAASGRAIANGRDEGFTKLIFDEETHRVIGGGIVGLNAGDLISEVCLAVEMGADAEDIGKTIHPHPTLGESIGMAAELYEGVCTDLPPQRKK